GTTCTTCGTCCGGCGGAGCGTGAGCCGGGCCCAGGAGGAGGCTCGGCTCGCGGAGGTCATCCCCTACCGGGTGTATCACGAGATCCCCCGGCTCGCCGAGGAGCGGGGCTGGCGTCGCCTCAACCGGCTGGGGCTGGAGCTGGACGTGCTGCCGGTCGCCCTCTTCCAGCGCCTCCAGAAAGCATTCCCCGCGGCCGAGATGGCAGATCTCTCGATGGAGATCCGCCTGCTCCGCTCCCGCAAGAGCCCGTGGGAGGTGGGAGCGATCCGCGCGGCCGCGACCATCTCGGCCCGGATGGTCGCCCGCGCGGCCACCGCCGCCCGCGAGGGCATGAGCGAGGTGGAGCTGGCGGCGGAGGTGGAGGCGGAGGCCAGGCGGGCGGGGCACCAGGGCCTGGTCCGGTTCCGGCGCTTTAACCAGGAATCATTTTACGGGCACCTGCTGGCGGGGCCGCACAGCGCGGTCCCGGCCTTCCTCGACTCCCCGACGGGGGGGCGCGGACCATACCCGGCGGTGGGGCACGGGGCCTCGTTCCGGGCGATCCGGTGCGGCGAGCCGATCCTTTTCGACCTGGTGGGGGCCTGCCACGGCTATTACGCCGACATGACCCGCACCCTCGTCCTGGGCGAGCCACCAGCGGACGTTTTGCGGGCCTACGCGGCCGTCCGGACGATCTGGGAGGTGGCGCGGAATGCCCTGCGCCCGGGGGTTCCGGCGGGAGCGGTGTTCGCCGCAGCCACGGCGGCGGCCGGGGACCTCGGCTACGCCGAGGCCTTCATGCGCTCGGGCGAGGGGCGGCTCGGCTATGTGGGGCACGGGATCGGGCTGGAGATTGACGAGATCCCCTCCCTCGCTCGGGGCTTCGAGACCCCCCTCGAGGAAGGGATGGTCCTGGCCGTCGAGCCGAAGCTCAGCCTGGCGGAGATCGGAGTCATCGGCCTGGAGGACACCTTCCTGGTCACAGCCGGGGGGGCCGAGGCCCTCACGGAAGTCTCGCGGGACCTCACGGTGCTCCACCCATGATCCTGGCGGTGGGGGGGAAGGCACCCCGGATTGCCCCCGGCGCCTTCGTGGCAACCTCGGCCGTCCTCATCGGGGAGGTGACGCTGGAGGAGGGGGCCTCGGTCTGGTACCAGGCGGTCCTCGACGGGGGCCAGGGACCGGTCCGGATCGGCCCCCAGACGAACGTCCAGGACGGCGCGGTCCTGACCGGGACCGCGGAGGCGCCCCTCCTCGTGGGCCCGCGGGTCTCGATCGGCCACGGCGCGCTTCTCTCGGGGTGCCGGGTGGAAGAGGGAGCGCTCATCGCGATCCGGGCGACCGTCCTGGAAGGGGCGTCCGTGGGGGCGGGGGCGATCGTCGGCGCCGGGGCAGTCGTCCCGCCGGGGGGAGAGGTCCCGTCCCGCACGCTCGTCCTGGGAAACCCGGCGAGTCCCACACGGGTGGTCAGCGAAGAAGAGGTGGCCGACAACCGCCGGCGGGTCGAGCGGTACGCCGCCCTGGCCCAAAGCTACCGGACGGGCGCCGACCCGGCAGCCGCGGGCGGGGACTGACCGCTCGGCCTCCAGGCGCCGACGGATTGTCGCGCTTCCGGCCCCCGTGCTACAATGTGCCACGCGCCCGGAAGGGAACCCGTGTCCGCCACGCCCTGGCCGCCCACCTACGACGAGCGCTATCGTCCCGCCCCGGCCGACCCCTACTGGTTCCGGGAGCCCGAGACGATGGCGCCGGAGCAGCGGGCCCCCCTCATTCTGGCAAAGCTCCGCGCCCAGATGGCCTACGCCTGGGAGCGGGCCCCCTTCTACCGGCGGAAGTGGCGGGCGGTCGGGCTCGAGCCGGGGGACATCAAGACGCTCGAGGACTTCCGTCGGGTCCCGCTCGTGATGAAGGAGGAGATCCGGAAGGACCAGGAGGCCCATCCCCCCTTTGGCTCCGCGCTCTGCATCCCGCTCCCGGAGGTGGCCCGGGTCCACGGGACCTCGGGCACGACCGGCAAGCCCACCGCCTTCGCCATCGGCCGGGCCGACTGGCTGCGGATCGGCAACGCCCACGCCAGAATTATGTGGTCCTTCGGACTCCGCCCGACGGACACCCTCTTCATCGGCTCTTTCTTCAGCCTCTACATGGGTTCCTGGGGCGCCCTGGCCGGGGCGGAGCGCCTCGGGATGATCGTCTTCCCCTTTGGCGCCGGCGTCCCGGGGCAGACGAAGGTCGCGATCCGCTGGATCCGGGAGGTCCAGCCGTCGGTCTTCTACGGGACCCCCTCCTACGGGCTCCACCTCGCCGAGAAGACCCGGGAGGAGGGGCTCGATCCTCGCCGGGACTTCGCCTTCCGGGTGCTCTTCTTCTCGGGGGAGCCCGGGGCGGGGATTCCCGCCACCAAGCGGCAGATCGAGGAGACCTACGGGGGAATCTGCGTGGACACGGGCTCGATGGCCGAGATGACCCCCTGGATGACCAACGCCGAGTGCCAGCACCGAACCGGCATGCACCTCTGGCAGGACTTGGTCTACACGGAGCTCCTCCACCCCGAAACCCGCGAGCCCGTTCCGCCGGGCGGGGAGGGCGTCCCGGTGTACACGCACCTCGAACGAACTTCCCAGCCGATGATCCGCCTGTGGTCCGGGGACCTGGCGACCTGGACCGACGCTCCCTGCCCCTGCGGCCGGACCTACCCCCGCCTCCCGAAGGGGATCACCGGCCGGGTGGACGACATGTTCATCGTCCGGGGGGAGAACATCTACCCGAGCACCATCGAGGACACGCTCCGGGCCACACCCGGCTTCGGCGGGGAGTTCCGGATCATCATCTCCCGGGAGGAGGCCATGGACCGCCTCGCCATCCAGGCGGAGTACTCGCGCGACGTGGCGGCCAAAGCGCAGCATGACGGGACGGTCTTGGAGCGGCTTGCCCGGCTGATGGAAGAGCGCCTCCGGACGGCGATCGGCGTCTGGCCAAGGGTAAAGCTCATGCCCCCAGAGGCCCTCGCGCGGACCGAGTTCAAGGCGCGCCGCGTGATTGACAACCGGGATCTCTTCCGATCCCTGCGTGGCGGCACGTGAGGGCCGCGGGAACCCTGAAGAAGGAGGCAGCCGATGGCTGAAGCAGGCCGCGACCCGCTCCAGGAGGCGACGACAGCATGGGAGGCAGGCGAGCTCGCCGCCTTCCTCACGCGCCGGCCGGAGCGTCAGCGTGCGTTCCACACCCTCTCCGGCCTCCCGGTGCAGCGCGTCTATACCCCGCTGGATCTGGAGCGGCTCGACTACGCGGCCTCCCTGGGCCTGCCGGGCCAGTTCCCCTTCACCCGGGGCCCGTACCCCACCATGTACCGGGGGCAGCTCTGGACCATGCGCCAGATCGCGGGCTTCGGGACGGCCCCCGAAACCAACCAGCGCTTCCGGTATCTGCTGGCCCAGGGGCAGACCGGCCTCTCCATTGACTTCGACATGCCCACCCTGATGGGCTACGACTCCGACAGCTCGATGGCCGAGGGGGAGGTGGGCCGGGAGGGGGTGGCCGTTGACACGCTGGCCGACTACGAGGAGCTCCTCGAAGGGATCGACCTCGGGCGGATCAGCGTCTCCATGACCATCAACCCCACCGCCTGGATCCTCCTGGCCATGTACGTGGCGCTGGCCGAGCGGCGGGGGATCCCGTTCGCGGATCTCTCGGGGACGATCCAGAATGACATCATCAAGGAGTTCACCGCGCAGAAGGAGTGGATCTATCCGATCCGGCCCTCGATGCGGATCGTCCGGGACACCATCACCTACTGTGCCGAGCATCTCCCTCGCTACAACCCGGTCAACATCAGCGGCTACCACATTCGGGACGCCGGGGCCACGGCGATCCAGGAGCTGGCCTTCACGCTGGGCGCGGGGATCGCCTACGTGGAGGAGGTCCTGAAGACCGGGGTGCCGGTGGACGCCTTCGCCGCCCGCCTGTCCTTCTACTTCATCAGTCAGAGCGATTTCTTCGAGGAGGTCGCCAAGTTCCGGGCGGCCAGGCGCATGTGGGCCCGGATCATGCGCGAGCGGTTCGGGGCGAGCCGTCCGGAGTCCATGCGCCTGCGCTTCCACTGCCAGACAGCCGGGTCTTCGCTCACCGCGGTCCAGCCGCAGAACAACGTCGTCCGGACCGCCCTCCAGGCGCTCGCGGCCGTCCTGGGGGGCTGTCAGTCCCTCCACACGAACGGGATGGACGAGGCGCTGGCCATCCCCTCGGAAGAGGCGATGAAGCTGGCCCTCCGGACCCAGCAGATCATCGCGGAGGAGACGGGCATCCCCAGCACGGTGGATCCCCTGGGCGGTTCCTACTACCTCGAGGCCCTCACCGACCAGATCGAAGCCGCCGCATGGGCGACCCTGGAGAAGATCGACGCCCTGGGGGGGACGCTGGCGGCGGTGGAGAAGAACTACATGCAGCAGGAGATCGCCGACGCCGCGTATGCCTTCCAGCTTGCCAAGGAACGGGGGGAGCGGGTGGTCGTGGGGGTGAACCGGTACTGCGAGCCCCAAGGGGGTCCCCTGCCGATCCAACTGCACCGGCTGGACCCGGAGACCGAGGCGCGGCAGATCGCGCGGCTGCAGCGGGTGAAGGCCGCGCGGGACGACCGGGCCGTCGCCCGCTGCCTCCGCGACCTCCAGGAGGCCGCGCGGGACGAGCGCGCGAACCTCATGCCGCCCACGATCGCCGCCGTCAAGGCGCACGCCACCCTGGGGGAGATCGTCGGCGCGCTCCAGGGAGTCTTCGGGCGGTACGTCGAGACGCCGGTCTTCTAGGGACGGGAAGGGCCGGCGGGGCGGGGCGTGGGGCCGTCGGGTCCCCGGGGGGCCATGATGGGGGAGCGGAAGATCCGGGTGCTCATGGCGAAGTGCGGGCTCGACGGCCACGACCGGGGGGTGAAAGTCGTCGCGCGGGCGCTGCGGGATGCCGGGATGGAGGTCATCTATACGGGACTCCATCAGAAGGCCGAGCAGGTCGTGGCCGCGGCGATTCAAGAAGACGTGGATGTCATCGGCCTGAGCATCCTCTCGGGGGCGCACATGACCATCTTTCCCAAGCTCCTCGCGCTGCTGCGGGAGCGGGGGGCAGGGGACATCCTGGTGCTGGGGGGCGGGACGATCCTGCCCGAAGAAGCTGAAGCGCTCAAGGGGATGGGGGTCGCGGAGATCTTCGGGCCCGATACCCCGCTCCAGGACATCGTCGCCTTCATCCGCGGTGCGGTGAAGACCTGATGCGCCCCGCCGCGGGGGATCCCCGGCCGACCGGGTTCTCCCGCGCGGGAGGTTCGCTGTCCGCCCGGGAGGCAGTCCGGGCGAGGAGGAGCGCATGCACCTGTCGGGGCGGGTCGCCCTGGTGACGGGCGGCTCCCGGGGGATCGGACGGGCAATCAGCCAGGCCCTGGCGGACGCCGGGGCCGCCGTCGCCATCAACTACCAGGGAAGCGAGCGCGCCGCCCGAGAGGTGGCGCGGGAAATCGCGGAGGCCGGCGGCGTGGCCGAGATCTTCCAGGCGGACGTGAGCCAGCGGGAGGCCGTCCAGCGGATGAAGAAGGGGGTGTTGGCGCGCTTCGGCCGCGTGGACCTGCTGGTGAACAACGCCGGGATCACGCGGGATCGGACCTTCGTCCGGATGGATGAGGAGGCCTGGGCGTCGGTCCTGTCCGTGAATTTGAACGGGGTGTTCTACTGCACGAAAGCCTTTCTGGACGGGATGCTCGAGCGGGGCCACGGCCGGATCGTGCACATCTCTTCGATCGTGGGGCAGACGGGGAACTTTGGCCAGGCGAACTACGCGGCGGCCAAGGCGGCCCTGTTCGGCCTCACCAAAACCCTGGCGAAGGAGCTGGCTGCGCGGGGGATCACGGTCAACGCCGTCGCGCCCGGGTTCATCGACACCGAAATGGTGGCGGCCGTCCCCGAGGAGATCCGAAGCAAGCTCGTCGGCCAGATCCCCATGGCGCGGTTCGGCACGGCGGGCGAGGTGGCCAACGCCGTGGCTTTCCTCGCCTCGAATGAGGCTTCGTACATCACAGGGCAGACGATCAATGTCAACGGTGGGATGTATATGTAATGTATTAGATTATTGTTATGTCTGTAAGTAAATAGTAACAAAGTATAATATAACAGTACAAAATAGATTACGCTCTGCGTTAAATAATACTTGACATGAATGACGCGACGCATTATATTGCGATGCGTCAGGGCTGATCGGGTCTTCGCCCATGGGGGGCGGGGCGGTCGGCCCCCAGGATCCGAAACGACGGAGGAAGCCGACCATGACCGAGAAGCTGTTCCCGCACCTGATTGGGCCCGAGACCATCGCCGACGCCGTCAACAAGAACCTGGAGCTTGCCACCTTCACCCGGGAGGAGCTCACCCGCCTGCTTTCGCGGACGGTGGACTTCACCACGGCCACCAGCGAAGCGGCTCTCAAGTTCTCGGACGAGCTCCGCAGCCGGGTGCTCTCCGCCGACAGCGACGTGAAGGCCCTGGCCCAGGGCGTGGATGCCCTCCTGCGCGACCTCCCGAAGGACCCGGTGACCTTCGGCCACAAGGTCCTCGCCCTCACCCTGGATGGCAGCAAGAAGATCGTGGACCTGAACGTGGCGGCCGCCCGGGGCCTGCTGGGCCTGGGCGAGACCCTGGTCAGCCGCGCCGAGCAGGTCGCCAAGGAGAACGCGGAGGCGGCCTCGGCCTACGTGGCCAAGGTCCAGACCATCTACCAGCCGGCGCCCCAGAACTAGCCCGCCCGGAAAACTGAACGGCCGGCAGGATCCTTCCTGCCGGCCGTGTGTTTTGTGTTCCTTCCGCCTCTGTGCCCGGGGCTATCCTTCCCCCAGTTTCTCCTCGAGCTCCTTCAGCCGCGCCCTGAGCGCGTCCACCTCAGCCTTCAGCGCAGTCCGGTCACTCTCACCCTGAGCCCGGGGCTCCATGCTTCGCCACCACGCTTCCATGGGAGCCAGCCAACCCCCGGCAACCTTTCCCCCGGCCTTGGCCAGCTCCTGCAGCTGCTTCTCCCCCTCCCGCTGGGCCTTCAGGAACGTATCCAGGTGAGGCGCCAGGGCCTGCTGGAGGGCGGCCTGCATCGCTTCCCCATACTGGACGAGCTGGTGGAGGAACTCCACCGGGAGGGGATGGCGCTTCTGCTTCTCCCCCTCCAGGAGAATCTGGGTGAGGGTCACGCTCGTCAGGTCTTCGTCGGTGTCGGCGTCCACGACCCGGATGGCCTTTCCCTGGCGGATCATCTCCGCAAGCTCCTCCAGGGTGACATATCGACTCTGCTCCGTGTCATACAGCTTCCGGTTGCTGTACTTCTTGATGGTCACCGCGCCGGCTGTCATTGCTGCTCCCGTCCCGGCCCACAGGCGCGGGACCCGGCGGAATCTTAGAGCAGGGGCTCCGGTCTGTCAAATCGGCCGCGGCCGGGAGACGGAGACGAGCCGAGACGGTGACGGGGGAGACCCCGAGCCGCCGGGCGATCTTCCGCAAGGAGAGACCTGCCAGCACCAGGGCATGGAGGAGGGGGAGGTCTACCGGTTTCGTCCGGGGATGGCGTCCAACCTCTCGAAACCGGGCTTCCCGGAGCCTGGCGGCGCGGCGCGCCGCCTCCCGCCGGTTTAGCTGCTCCTCCACCCGCATCCGCCGCCTGGATCCCTGGACGGCCAGGCCAGGGTCCCGCCGCAAAGGATTCTCGCGAATGCGGGCCGCCAGGCGCATCCGAACGGCCCGATCCCGGTAGAGGGTCCGGAGCTCCCGGGCCATGAGGGCTGTCCCCCGGTTGTAGCCAAACGCCCGCCGGTACGCGTCCGCGCTCAGCCCGTGAGCGCGCAGGTGGGTGTTGGTGAGCTGGCGGAGTGCGCGCCCGCAGACCAGGCAGAGGATCTCGCGTTCCCGAACGGCTGACCGGGGATCGCTCGGCACGCCCTCCGGAGCCCCTGTCACCATCGTGTTTGCCTCTCCCCGTCGTGCTGGCCCACCCTGACCATTCCTCCGGATCCCGGGGCTCACCCGCGATCGGGCCGCGGCCTCCGGCGGCGCTGCTCGTCCCAACCGGCTCGCCTCAAGGCCGTTTCCAACTGCAGGAGGTGCTGATGGAGAGGCAGGAGATCGGGTTGATGGCGGGGCCAGCCGGCCGCGAAGGCCCGACGCCCGATCCCTTCGAGCGCCCCCCGCGCCGTGCGGGGATCCCGGGGCCGCAGGCGAAAGATCCTTCGCCCCAGCTCGACGAAAAGAACGCGCCGGGCGCGCAGGAGGCGCTGCCGCACCCCGCGCCCGGTCGTGGCGCTGGCCATGCTATTTCCCGATCCCACTCAGCCTGCCCCCTACCCCCGGAGGAGCCATCGCTCCCCCGAGGGTAGGGGTGGCGCCCTCCCTCCCGAGCGCCCTTCGCTTACTCCTCGCCGGAAAGCGCTGGGATGGCGGTGAGGACGTTCGCCTCTCCCGCCTCCCCAATGGCGAATAGCCGGGCCGCAACTGTAGCCATGACGGGCCACTCTTGGGCGCGGCGGGCGTGCTCGGCCGCCCGCAGGTACGCCGACCGGACACTCACCTTCAGGTACCGTTGGACCCCCATGGTCTCGCCCCCGCGGCTTCCGCATCGAGGAAGGCGCGGTACGCGCAACGCAAGGCGATCCCTGGACGACCCCGGCCGGAACGGGAGCCAGACCGCCGCAACAGGCCACACGACCACCGGTGGAAGCAGCCCCCACTCCGCTCGGGACTTCCTCCGACCGCTTGGCTCTGCCATTTCCCCCTCCGCCTCTCCGGGACGCATCACCGGAAAGGCAAGCGCCATGCCGCAACCCTCCGCGGGAAGCCGCGGCGCAAGTGACTGCAGGTAAAGGCGTTAGCGGGAACGCATCAAAGAAGGGTGGAGGAGGAGGGGCAGGGGAGTTCCGAGGTGAACCAGGCTGTTTCCGAAACGAAACAGGCTCAGGGCCCAGATGGCTCGATCCGGTAGGCCTTCATCTTCCGCCAGAGGGTGGTTCTCCCGATGCCGAGGGCCCGCGCGGCGAGGCTCAGGTTGCCGTTGAGCTCCCGGATCCGGCGCACGATCAGCTCCCGCTCCATCTCCTCGAGCGTCCCGGGCGCAGGCCGGGACCCGTCCCCTTGGGGCCGCGAGCCGCTCCGGAGGGCCTCCGGGAGCTCCTCCGGACGGATCAGGGGTCCCGTGGTGAAGGCCACCGCCTGCTCGACGGCGTTTTCCAGCTCCCGGATGTTCCCGGGGAAGTCGTAGGCCTGGAGGAGGGCCAGGGCCTCCGGGCTGAAGCCCTGCACCGGCTTGGCCGAGCGACGGCTCGCGACGCCAAGGAAGTGGTGCGCCAGGAGGGGGATGTCTCCCCGACGGCTCCGCAAGGGCGGCAGGTGGAGGGCCACGACGTTCAGCCGGTAGTAGAGGTCCTCCCGAAAAGCCTTCTCCCGGATGGCCGTGGTCAGGTCCCGGTTGGTGGCGGCCAGGATGCGAACGTCCACCCGGATCGGCCGGTTATCCCCGAGGCGACGGATGACCCGGTCCTCCAGGACCCGGAGGAGTTTGGCCTGGATGCCCGGAGGGGTGTCTCCCACCTCGTCAAAAAAGAAGGTGCCCGCGTGCGCTTCTTCCAGAAGACCTTTCCGGCTGGCCACGGCTCCGGTGAAGGCGCCCTTGATGTGGCCGAACAGCTCGCTCTCCAGGAGCTGCTCCGGGAAGGCCGCACAGTTGACCGAGACGAAGGGCTTGTTGGCCCGGAGGGAGCGGGCATGGACGGCCCGAGCCACGAGCTCCTTGCCCGTCCCGCTCTCGCCGGTGATGAGGACCGTGCTGTCCGTCACGGCGACCCGGGCGGCCTTCGCCAGGACCGCCTGCATCGCCGGGCTCTGCCCCAGGAGCTGCTCGAAGCCGATCCGGCTCTTCAGGTCCTCCCGCAGGAGCCGGACTTCGGTGGTGAGGCGCGCCTTCTCGAGGGCGTTCCGGACTCGGGTCAGGATCTCCTCCGCCTGGAACGGCTTGGTAACGAAGTCGAACGCCCCCAGCCGCATCGCCTCCACGGCCGCCTCGATGCTGCCATAGGCCGTCATGACGATGACCTCGGTCTGGGGCGCACCCTTCTTGACTGCCGCC
The window above is part of the Candidatus Methylomirabilis sp. genome. Proteins encoded here:
- a CDS encoding Xaa-Pro peptidase family protein; translated protein: MSLRPLEPSLVPPEEIAPRIALLQQRLQSLDLDAALILQNADLYYFTGTVQDGVLLVPAEAPPLFFVRRSVSRAQEEARLAEVIPYRVYHEIPRLAEERGWRRLNRLGLELDVLPVALFQRLQKAFPAAEMADLSMEIRLLRSRKSPWEVGAIRAAATISARMVARAATAAREGMSEVELAAEVEAEARRAGHQGLVRFRRFNQESFYGHLLAGPHSAVPAFLDSPTGGRGPYPAVGHGASFRAIRCGEPILFDLVGACHGYYADMTRTLVLGEPPADVLRAYAAVRTIWEVARNALRPGVPAGAVFAAATAAAGDLGYAEAFMRSGEGRLGYVGHGIGLEIDEIPSLARGFETPLEEGMVLAVEPKLSLAEIGVIGLEDTFLVTAGGAEALTEVSRDLTVLHP
- a CDS encoding gamma carbonic anhydrase family protein; translated protein: MILAVGGKAPRIAPGAFVATSAVLIGEVTLEEGASVWYQAVLDGGQGPVRIGPQTNVQDGAVLTGTAEAPLLVGPRVSIGHGALLSGCRVEEGALIAIRATVLEGASVGAGAIVGAGAVVPPGGEVPSRTLVLGNPASPTRVVSEEEVADNRRRVERYAALAQSYRTGADPAAAGGD
- a CDS encoding AMP-binding protein, coding for MSATPWPPTYDERYRPAPADPYWFREPETMAPEQRAPLILAKLRAQMAYAWERAPFYRRKWRAVGLEPGDIKTLEDFRRVPLVMKEEIRKDQEAHPPFGSALCIPLPEVARVHGTSGTTGKPTAFAIGRADWLRIGNAHARIMWSFGLRPTDTLFIGSFFSLYMGSWGALAGAERLGMIVFPFGAGVPGQTKVAIRWIREVQPSVFYGTPSYGLHLAEKTREEGLDPRRDFAFRVLFFSGEPGAGIPATKRQIEETYGGICVDTGSMAEMTPWMTNAECQHRTGMHLWQDLVYTELLHPETREPVPPGGEGVPVYTHLERTSQPMIRLWSGDLATWTDAPCPCGRTYPRLPKGITGRVDDMFIVRGENIYPSTIEDTLRATPGFGGEFRIIISREEAMDRLAIQAEYSRDVAAKAQHDGTVLERLARLMEERLRTAIGVWPRVKLMPPEALARTEFKARRVIDNRDLFRSLRGGT
- a CDS encoding methylmalonyl-CoA mutase family protein, with amino-acid sequence MAEAGRDPLQEATTAWEAGELAAFLTRRPERQRAFHTLSGLPVQRVYTPLDLERLDYAASLGLPGQFPFTRGPYPTMYRGQLWTMRQIAGFGTAPETNQRFRYLLAQGQTGLSIDFDMPTLMGYDSDSSMAEGEVGREGVAVDTLADYEELLEGIDLGRISVSMTINPTAWILLAMYVALAERRGIPFADLSGTIQNDIIKEFTAQKEWIYPIRPSMRIVRDTITYCAEHLPRYNPVNISGYHIRDAGATAIQELAFTLGAGIAYVEEVLKTGVPVDAFAARLSFYFISQSDFFEEVAKFRAARRMWARIMRERFGASRPESMRLRFHCQTAGSSLTAVQPQNNVVRTALQALAAVLGGCQSLHTNGMDEALAIPSEEAMKLALRTQQIIAEETGIPSTVDPLGGSYYLEALTDQIEAAAWATLEKIDALGGTLAAVEKNYMQQEIADAAYAFQLAKERGERVVVGVNRYCEPQGGPLPIQLHRLDPETEARQIARLQRVKAARDDRAVARCLRDLQEAARDERANLMPPTIAAVKAHATLGEIVGALQGVFGRYVETPVF
- a CDS encoding cobalamin B12-binding domain-containing protein; translated protein: MMGERKIRVLMAKCGLDGHDRGVKVVARALRDAGMEVIYTGLHQKAEQVVAAAIQEDVDVIGLSILSGAHMTIFPKLLALLRERGAGDILVLGGGTILPEEAEALKGMGVAEIFGPDTPLQDIVAFIRGAVKT
- the fabG gene encoding 3-oxoacyl-[acyl-carrier-protein] reductase, translating into MHLSGRVALVTGGSRGIGRAISQALADAGAAVAINYQGSERAAREVAREIAEAGGVAEIFQADVSQREAVQRMKKGVLARFGRVDLLVNNAGITRDRTFVRMDEEAWASVLSVNLNGVFYCTKAFLDGMLERGHGRIVHISSIVGQTGNFGQANYAAAKAALFGLTKTLAKELAARGITVNAVAPGFIDTEMVAAVPEEIRSKLVGQIPMARFGTAGEVANAVAFLASNEASYITGQTINVNGGMYM
- a CDS encoding polyhydroxyalkanoate synthesis regulator DNA-binding domain-containing protein, with the protein product MTAGAVTIKKYSNRKLYDTEQSRYVTLEELAEMIRQGKAIRVVDADTDEDLTSVTLTQILLEGEKQKRHPLPVEFLHQLVQYGEAMQAALQQALAPHLDTFLKAQREGEKQLQELAKAGGKVAGGWLAPMEAWWRSMEPRAQGESDRTALKAEVDALRARLKELEEKLGEG
- a CDS encoding MucR family transcriptional regulator yields the protein MPSDPRSAVREREILCLVCGRALRQLTNTHLRAHGLSADAYRRAFGYNRGTALMARELRTLYRDRAVRMRLAARIRENPLRRDPGLAVQGSRRRMRVEEQLNRREAARRAARLREARFREVGRHPRTKPVDLPLLHALVLAGLSLRKIARRLGVSPVTVSARLRLPAAADLTDRSPCSKIPPGPAPVGRDGSSNDSRRGDHQEVQQPEAV
- a CDS encoding sigma-54 dependent transcriptional regulator — protein: MPRILVVDDEPGMRRSLAISLKREGYDVEEASGGTEALVRLEREIYDLIMTDLKMVPMGGLEVLAAVKKGAPQTEVIVMTAYGSIEAAVEAMRLGAFDFVTKPFQAEEILTRVRNALEKARLTTEVRLLREDLKSRIGFEQLLGQSPAMQAVLAKAARVAVTDSTVLITGESGTGKELVARAVHARSLRANKPFVSVNCAAFPEQLLESELFGHIKGAFTGAVASRKGLLEEAHAGTFFFDEVGDTPPGIQAKLLRVLEDRVIRRLGDNRPIRVDVRILAATNRDLTTAIREKAFREDLYYRLNVVALHLPPLRSRRGDIPLLAHHFLGVASRRSAKPVQGFSPEALALLQAYDFPGNIRELENAVEQAVAFTTGPLIRPEELPEALRSGSRPQGDGSRPAPGTLEEMERELIVRRIRELNGNLSLAARALGIGRTTLWRKMKAYRIEPSGP